The Pseudoxanthomonas suwonensis sequence CATCACCCGCGCGCCGGGCGGCAACGTCCAGGTGGCGACCCTGCAGCTGGAGGACAGCGGCCACGAAGTCCGTGCCGGCGACCGCGTGGTCCCGGTCGAGGCGCAGCCGTACGACCTGCAGTTCTTCCCGCATCCGCCGGCCTCGCTGCCCGCCGAGGTGCGCGTGCTGGCGGTAGCCGATTCGTTCAGCGCCGCCGGCCCGCGCGACGTGGTCGCCCTGTCCGCCGGCCGCCTGGACGGCGTGGACAACGGCACCGTGGTCTCGCTCTGGCGCCAGGGCCGCCACGTCAACAACCGGGTCACCGGCCGCAGCACCTCGCGCCAGGACGACCGCTTCGCCGCCAGCGGCGACACCGTCGCCCTGCCGGACGAGTACGCCGCCCACGCCATGGTGTTCCGCACCTTCGACCGGGTCAGCTATGCGCTGGTGATGGACGCGGTCAAGCCGGTCCGGGTCGGCTACGACGCGCGGCATCCGGACGCGCAGTAGCTCCGGCGAATTCCTACAGTGGTCAGCGACGGCGCCCTAGGGCGCCGTCGTCGTTTCCGGCCCAGGATCCGGCGATGCCCGCGATCCCGCCCGCCGCCCACGACCCGTTGCCGCTTTTGCGGCTGGTACTGGCTGGCCGCCGCCGTGCGGCCCGCGACGCGCTGCTGCGCGACGGCGACAGCGACCCGGCGCTGCAGGCGCGGGCCGTGGCGGTGCCCGCCGCGGCGATCGACCGCACCCTGGCCTGGCTGGCGCGCCCCGGCCGCCACCTGCTCGGCTGCGATGATCCGCGCTATCCGCCGCTGCTGCGGCAGGCGCCCGATCCGCCGCTGGCGCTGTTCGTCGACGGCGACCCGGACGCGCTGTGGCGGCCGGCGGTGGCGGTGGTCGGCAGCCGCGGCGCCAGCGCCGCTGGGCGCGACAACGCCCGGCTGTTCGCGCAGGCGCTGTGCCGGGCCGGGCTGGCGGTGGCCAGCGGCCTGGCCGCGGGCATCGACGCAGCCGCGCACGAGGCGGCGCTGGCGGTGCCGGACGGGCTCACCGTCGCGGTGCTCGGCACCGGTCCGGACGTGCCCTACCCACGCCGGCACGCCGGGCTGCGCGAGCGCATCGCCGCGACCGGCGCGGTGGTCAGCGAACACCCGCCCGGCACGCCGCCGCGGGCGCACCAATTCCCCTGCCGCAACCGGATCATCGCCGGGCTGTCGCTGGGCACCCTGGTGGTGGAGGCGGCGGTCCGGTCCGGGGCGCTGATCACCGCCCGCCTGGCCGCCGAGGCCGGGCGCGAGGTGTTCGCCCTCCCGGGCTCGATCCACCACCCGCTGGCGCGCGGCTGCCACCGCCTGATCCGCGAGGGCGCCCAGCTGGTCGAGCAGCCCGCCGAGGTGCTGGCCGGGATCGCCCCGCTGGCCGGCCGCCTGGCGGCGTCGCTGGCGCCTGAACCGGGTCCGTCCGGAGGTCTCGGCCAGGCCCCGCCGGGCCTGCCGGCGGCGTCCGGCGCAATCGCTCCCGACCACGACAGATTGTGGGACGCCCTCGGCCACGACCCCACCCCTATGGATGCACTGGTCGAGCGGACCGGATTGACGACCGCTGCGGTGTCCTCCATGCTGCTGGCCATGGAACTGGACGGGCGGGTGGTGGTCGAACATGGCCGCTACACACGCAGGTCCACCGGCGGCGGCGCGGTCGCCTGACACGGGCGGCCTGCCGAGGCACGACGCCGGTGGTTCCCCACCCCACGGCGCCCCCCAAAGGGCGCAGGCCGAGGGCAATGAAAGAAAGCATACTGGACGTCCTGCTCTACCTCTTCGAACACTACATCGGCGACGATGCGGACACCCTCCGCGACCGCGACCCGCTGCAGGAGGGGTTGATCGAGGCCGGCTTCAGTCCCAGCGAAATCAGCAAGGCCTTCGACTGGCTCGACGGGCTGGCGCAGCAGCGGCCGGCCGGCGGCCAGGCGCGGGTCGACGGCCCTGTGCGGGTCTACCACGGCCCCGAGCTGGACAAGCTCGACGTCGACTGCCGCGGCTTCCTGCTGTTCCTGGAGCAGCACGGCGTGCTCGACGCCGACCAGCGCGAACTGGTGCTGGACCGGGCCATGGCCCTGGACCAGGACGAGCTGGACCTGGACGATCTCAAGTGGGTGGTGCTGATGGTGCTGTTCAACCAGCCCGGCGCCGAAGCCGCGTACGCCTGGATGGAAACGCAGATGTTCGGCGAGGAGCCCGAGCCGGTGCACTGAGCCGCGCGTGGCCCGACCTTCCACGGAAGCCGGCGCAAGCCGGCTTCCGCGCATCCGGGCCATCGGTTAACGTGGGCGCACGCTTCCGGGGGAGTCCATGAGCGACTGGTACTACGCCACTGCCGACGGGCAGCGGCACGGCCCGCTGCAGGCCGCTGAAATGCATGCGCTGGCCACGGACGGGACGATCGCCGCGCAGACCCTGGTCTGGCGCGACGGCCTGCCCGGCTGGCGGCCGTTGCACGAACTGGCGTCCGAACTGGGATTGCCCGCGCTGCCGCCGCCGCTGGTCGCGCCGGTGGCCCCGCGGCCGCCACCGTCCGGCCTGTCCGGCTGCGCGATCGCAGCACTGGTCGCCGTAGCCGGCGTGTTCATGCTGGCCGTGCTCGGCATCCTCGCCGCCATCGCCCTGCCCGCCTACAACGACTACACCCAGCGCTCGCGGGCCGCCGCCGCGATCGCCGAAGCCCGGGTCCACCAGGGGGCGGTCGCCGATTTCATGGCCGCGCACGGGCGCTGTCCGCGCAACGGCGACCCGGGTTTCGAGCGCGCCACCCACTACGCCAGCGCGCACTTGGTGTCGATCGAGTTCGGCGAATTCGAGGCCAGCGCCCTGTGCGGGCTGGTGGCGACGATCAACGCACCCGGCAACGAGGCGCTGGACGGAAACGCGATCTGGCTGGAATACAACCCCGCGGTGGATACCTGGCTGTGCTCCTCCGCCGTGGAGGACCGTTACCTTCCCCACGCCTGCCGCGGCTGAGCCCGCGCACGGCACGGGAACAACATCAAGCGAGGGCTCCACGCATGACCGAGTGGTACTACGCCGACCGCCAGCGCCGCCAGATCGGCCCCCAGTCCGCCGACCTCCTGGTCCAGCGTTTCCGCGACGGCGAGATCGACGCGGCGACCCTGGTCTGGCGCGAAGGCCTGCCGACCTGGCAGCCGCTGGGTTCGCTGCGCGCCGAACTGGGCCTGGACGAGGCGCCGGCAACCCTGGACTTCCGGGTCGAGCCGGTCCTGGCCGCCTCCGCGCCGGCCGACCCGGCCGCCGCAGCGGATGCGTACGGCACGGGCGCACCGGCGGCGGCCGCCGCCGGCTACAGCCCCTACGCCGCCCCGGCGGCCCCGCTCGACGTCCATGCCGGAGCGGTCCCGGTCCACGGTGGCGAAGTGGTGCATGCCGGCCTGTGGCGGCGCTTCGCCGCCAGCGTGATAGACAGCGTCGTCACCGCCATCCTCAGCTATGCGCTGCTGGTGCCGCTGATGCTGGTCTTCGGCGTCAGCCTGTCGACCCTGGCCCAGTCCGAACTGGCCGGGGCCGGCGCCAGCGTCACCTTCCTGTTGCTCAACTACGCGATCAGCCTGGGCGTGCCGGCGCTGTACTTCGCCTGGATGCACTCCTCCGGCACCCAGGCCAGCCTGGGCAAGATGGCGGTCGGCGCCAAGGTCGTGCGCGGCAACGGCGATCCGGTGAGCTTCTGGCGCGCCTTCCTGCGCTACGTCGCCTACCTGCTGTTCGTGGTGCTCACCTGCGGCCTCGGCGTGCTGATCTCCGGCCTGATGGTGGCCTTCACCGAGCGCAAGCAGGCCCTGCACGACATGATCTGCGACACCCTGGTGGTGGACAAGTGGGCCTTCACCGACCGCCCGGAATGGCAGGAGCGCGGGCTGGGCACGGTCACCATCGTGATCCTGGTGCTGTTCGGCCTGCTGTTCGCGATCGGCCTGGTGGCGATCGTGGCGATGATCGGGTTGGCCTCGTCGATGAAGTAGCGGCCCGGCCGGGTCACCCTGGGCGGTTCGGCTTGACACGGCCGGCCGCGGCGTGATTCACGTATAAAAAGGACAGCGACCGCGCCCGGGGGACCTCCCCCGGGCGTCGGCTTCTCTGGCGGGGGCGTTCTTCACATGACGCTCACCGCCCGCAACCGGTCCCGGAAGGACCGCCGCCACACCCGAATCCCGCCACCATGCCCAAGCACCTGCTCATCGTCGAATCGCCGGCCAAGGCCAAGACGATCAACAAATACCTCGGCAAGGACTTCACCGTCCTGGCCTCCTATGGGCACGTCCGCGACCTGGTACCGAAGGAGGGCGCAGTCGATCCCGAGCGCGGCTTCGCCATGCGCTACGACCTGATCGACAAGAACGAGAAGCACGTGGAGGCGATCGCCCGCGCGGCCAAGGCCGCCGACGACATCTGGCTGGCGACCGACCCGGACCGCGAGGGCGAGGCGATCAGCTGGCACATCGCCGAGATCCTGAAGGAACGGGGCCTGCTCAAGGACAAGCCGCTGCACCGGGTGGTGTTCACCGAGATCACTCCGCGCGCGATCAAGGAAGCGATGACCCAGCCGCGCCCGATCGCCGGCGACCTGGTCGACGCCCAGCAAGCTCGAAGGGCGCTCGACTACCTGGTCGGCTTCAACCTGTCGCCGGTGCTGTGGCGCAAGGTGCAGCCGGGCCTGTCGGCCGGCCGCGTGCAGTCGCCGGCGCTGCGCATGATCGTCGAGCGCGAGGAGGAGATCGAGGCGTTCGAGACGCGCGAGTACTGGACCATCGCCGCCGAACTTGCGCACGCCTCGCAGCCGTTCGGCGCCAAGCTCGTCAAGCTCGACGGCAAGAAGTTCGAGCAGTTCACCGTCACCGACGGCGAGACGGCCGAGGCCGCCCGCCTGCGCATCCAGCAGGCCGCCGCCGGCGCGCTGCATGTCACCGACGTGGCCAGCAAGGAACGCAAGCGCCGCCCGGCGCCGCCGTTCACCACCTCCACCCTGCAGCAGGAAGCCTCGCGCAAGCTCGGCTTCACCACCCGCAAGACCATGCAGGTGGCGCAGAAGCTGTACGAGGGCGTGACCCTGGGCGAGGAGGGCACGGTCGGCCTGATCAGCTACATGCGTACCGACTCGGTGAGCCTGTCGCAGGAGGCGCTGGCCGAGATCCGCGACGTGATCGCGCGCGACTACGGCACCGCCTCGGTGCCGGACAAGCCCAACGTCTACCAGACCAAGTCCAAGAACGCGCAGGAAGCACACGAGGCGGTCCGCCCGACCTCGGCGCTGCGCACGCCGGCGCAGGTCTCGCGCTTCCTCACCGACGACGAGCGCAAGCTCTACGACCTGGTGTGGAAACGCGCGGTCGCCAGCCAGATGGTGCCGGCCACGCTCAACACCGTGTCGGTCGACCTGGCCGCGGGCAGCGAGCACGCGTTCCGCGCCAGCGGTACCACGATCGTGTTCTCCGGCTTCCTGGCCGTGTACGAGGAAGGCAAGGACAGCAAGGCCGCCGAAGACGAGGACGAGGGCCGCAAGCTGCCGCTGCTCAAGCCTGGCGAGCGCGTGCCGCTGGACCGCATCCACGCCGACCAGCACTTCACCCAGCCGCCGCCGCGCTTCACCGAGGCGGCGCTGGTCAAGGCGCTGGAGGAATACGGCATCGGCCGCCCGTCGACCTACGCCTCGATCATCCAGACCCTGCTGTTCCGCAAGTACGCGGAGATGGAAGGCCGCGCGTTCAAGCCGACCGACGTGGGCCGCGCGGTGAGCAAGTTCCTGTCCGGCCACTTCGCCCGCTACGTGGACTACGACTTCACCGCCAAGCTCGAGGACGAGCTGGACGCGGTCTCCCGCGGCGAGGAGGAGTGGGTGCCGCTGATGGAGAAGTTCTGGGGCCCGTTCAAGGAACTGGTCGAGGACAAGAAGGAATCGCTGGACCGTACCGACGCCGGCAGCTCGCGCTCGCTGGGCACCGATCCCAAGAGCGGCAAGGAGGTCAGCGCGCGCATCGGCCGCTTCGGCCCGATGGTGCAGATCGGCACCGTGGAGGACGAGGAAAAGCCGAAGTTCGCCTCGCTGCAGCCGGGCCAGAGCATCTATTCGATCAGCCTGGAAGACGCGCTGAAGCTGTTCGACATGCCGCGCGTGCTCGGCGAAAGCAACGGCGAGCAGGTCAGCGTCGGGATCGGCCGCTTTGGCCCGTTCGCCAAGCGCGGCGGCACCTATGCCTCGCTGAAGAAGGAGGACGACCCGTTCAAGATCGACCTGGCCCGCGCCGTGTTCCTGGTCGAGGAGAAGGAGGAGATCGCGCGCAACCGGGTGATCAAGGAGTTCCCCGGCAGCGACATCCAGGTGCTCAACGGCCGCTTCGGCCCGTACATCAGCGACGGCAAGCTCAACGGCAAGATCCCCAAGGACCGCGAGCCGGCCTCGCTGACCCTGGCCGAGGTGCAGCAGCTGCTGGCCGACACCGGCAAGCCGGCCCGCCGCGGCTTCGGCGCCAAGACCGCGCAGAAGGGAGCCAAGACGGCCGCCAGGAAGGCCGCGGCCAAGGAACCGGCGCCGGCGAAAACCCCGCAAAAGGGAGCCAAGGCGCCAGCCAGGAAGGCCCCGGCCAAGAAGGCGGCAGCGAAGAAGACGCCGACGAAGAAGGCGGCCGGAAAGACCGCCGCCAAGAAGGCGCCGGCGAAGAAGGTCGCGCGCGCCGCCGCGGACGACGCCCCGCCGTTCTGAGAACGGCGTCACTGCGGCCCTTCATTCCGCGTCGGCGAACCTGCCCCTACCATCGCCCGCATGGCCCGGACCCTCGCCATCGATGAAGCCGTCCCGCTGCTGCTGCGCGGCGGCCTGCTCGCCTACCCGACCGAGGCGGTGTGGGGCCTGGGCTGCGACCCGGACAACGAGGCGGCCGTGCTGCGCCTGCTGGAACTGAAGCAGCGCCCGGTCGAGAAGGGCCTGATCCTGGTCGCCGCGCACCTGGACCCGCTGCGCCGCTGGCTGGACCTGCCGGCGCTGCCACCCGAGCGGCTGGCCACGGTGCTGGCGTCCTGGCCGGGCCCGCACACCTGGGTGATGCCGGCCGCGGCGGACGCGCCGCACTGGGTCACCGGCGGACGCGACAGCATCGCCATCCGCATCAGCGCCCATCCCGTGGTGGCGGCGCTGTGCGAAGGCTTCGGCGGCGCGCTGGTCTCGACCAGCGCCAACCGCGGCGGCGAGCCGCCGGCCTACACCCGCGCCGAACTCGACCCGGTGCTGGACCAGGCCGTGGACGGCATCGTCGCCGGCGAGACCGGCGGCCTGGCCCAGCCCACGCCGATCCGCCTGGCGCTGGACGGCAGCGTGCTGCGCGGCTGAGCGACGCGCGCCAGGGCACGACGCCCCCGGTGCAGGCGATGCCCTCATGATTCCGGCGCCCCGGTCGCCAGCAAGCTGCGCTCCTACAGAACAGCCAACGCAGCCGTTGTAGGAGCCGGGCTTGCCCGCGACGCGACGCCCCCCGGCACAGGCGACGCCCTCATGATTCCGGCACCCGGGTCGCCAGCGGGCTGGGCCCAGGATGCGCCACGGGTCATGAGAAGAGCGCTCCCATGTGAATGGACGCGTCTGCGGCAAGTCCAGGAACGACGACAATCATCCACACCTTCCCTAGGATGGGGGCGACCGCCACGGAAACGGCCATGCCGAAACGCCGTCCATGCGCGTGCCCACCGGCGCCGGCCACCCGTCGATGCGCTGCGCCTGCGAGCGCCGGGTACGCCAGCGCATCGTCGGCCACGTGGTTTGCTTCATCCATTGCAGTGCCGAGGCCCGAGACGATGCGCCGCCATGCCCTGCTCGCCTTGCTGTTGGTCGCCGGACTGTCCGCACGGCCAGCCGCTGCGGACGAACCGGCCAACGTGACCATCTACCGCTGCGTGGACAGCCGCGGCCAGCTGGTGGCGCTGCGCGACTCGCCCTGCCGTGCCGGCGAGCGCCAGGAAACGGTGCAGATGCAGCGCCCGCAGGACCCGCCGCCGCGCGCCGCCTCCACGGTCACGCCCACGCCGCCGCCTGCCACCGCACCGGTCCGCGAGGTGCGGGTGGTGACCGTGCAGGCGCCGCAGCCGGTGTACGAATGCACCGCACCCGATGGCAGCACCTACACCAGCGATACGGGCCAGGGCACCGCGCGCTGGGTGCCGTTGTGGACGGTGGGGTTTCCGGTGTGGCCGTCGCCGCCGCGCCCGGGCCCGCCGCCACGGCCGCCAGTGCCGCCCTCGCCGCGACCGGCAGACGGCGCCGACACGGCCGGGCGCTGGCCGCCGCACCCGGGACCCGGCCCGCGCCCGCTGCCGCCCGGCGTGGTCGTGCCCGCCGGTGGCACCTGGGTCAACGACCCGTGCGTGCGCCTGCTGCAACAGGAAGTGTGCCAGCGCCTGTCCGACCGCCGTTTCGAGATCCTGCGCGTCTACCATGCCGCCATGCCCAGCGGACGCGCCGAACTGGACCGCGAACAGCGCGCGATCGACGCACGCATGGCCACCGACTGCCCCGGATCCTGAGATGGCGCGCCCGACACCATTGCCGTTCCTGCCGTTGCTCCTGTGGTGTTGCCTGGCAGTCGCGCCGGCGGCCGCGCAGGTGACGATCTACCGCTGCACCGACGCCGACGGCAACCTCACCGTGCAGAACCAGCCCTGCCCGGCCGGAACCACCCAGCGCACCCAGCAGATGCAGGGCGTGTCCAACGCGCCGGCGACGATGCCACCGGCATTCCCGGCCACCCCGCCACCAGGCATGCCGGCGCTGCAGAACGGGCAGACCACGCCGCGCGGCGAGTTCGTCACCACCGGCACCGGGCCGGAGCCGCGCATCCTCGACAGCGCCAACCTGCAGCGCGATCCATCGCCGCAGGTGAC is a genomic window containing:
- a CDS encoding DNA topoisomerase I yields the protein MPKHLLIVESPAKAKTINKYLGKDFTVLASYGHVRDLVPKEGAVDPERGFAMRYDLIDKNEKHVEAIARAAKAADDIWLATDPDREGEAISWHIAEILKERGLLKDKPLHRVVFTEITPRAIKEAMTQPRPIAGDLVDAQQARRALDYLVGFNLSPVLWRKVQPGLSAGRVQSPALRMIVEREEEIEAFETREYWTIAAELAHASQPFGAKLVKLDGKKFEQFTVTDGETAEAARLRIQQAAAGALHVTDVASKERKRRPAPPFTTSTLQQEASRKLGFTTRKTMQVAQKLYEGVTLGEEGTVGLISYMRTDSVSLSQEALAEIRDVIARDYGTASVPDKPNVYQTKSKNAQEAHEAVRPTSALRTPAQVSRFLTDDERKLYDLVWKRAVASQMVPATLNTVSVDLAAGSEHAFRASGTTIVFSGFLAVYEEGKDSKAAEDEDEGRKLPLLKPGERVPLDRIHADQHFTQPPPRFTEAALVKALEEYGIGRPSTYASIIQTLLFRKYAEMEGRAFKPTDVGRAVSKFLSGHFARYVDYDFTAKLEDELDAVSRGEEEWVPLMEKFWGPFKELVEDKKESLDRTDAGSSRSLGTDPKSGKEVSARIGRFGPMVQIGTVEDEEKPKFASLQPGQSIYSISLEDALKLFDMPRVLGESNGEQVSVGIGRFGPFAKRGGTYASLKKEDDPFKIDLARAVFLVEEKEEIARNRVIKEFPGSDIQVLNGRFGPYISDGKLNGKIPKDREPASLTLAEVQQLLADTGKPARRGFGAKTAQKGAKTAARKAAAKEPAPAKTPQKGAKAPARKAPAKKAAAKKTPTKKAAGKTAAKKAPAKKVARAAADDAPPF
- a CDS encoding DUF4124 domain-containing protein, yielding MRRHALLALLLVAGLSARPAAADEPANVTIYRCVDSRGQLVALRDSPCRAGERQETVQMQRPQDPPPRAASTVTPTPPPATAPVREVRVVTVQAPQPVYECTAPDGSTYTSDTGQGTARWVPLWTVGFPVWPSPPRPGPPPRPPVPPSPRPADGADTAGRWPPHPGPGPRPLPPGVVVPAGGTWVNDPCVRLLQQEVCQRLSDRRFEILRVYHAAMPSGRAELDREQRAIDARMATDCPGS
- the dprA gene encoding DNA-processing protein DprA — protein: MPPAAHDPLPLLRLVLAGRRRAARDALLRDGDSDPALQARAVAVPAAAIDRTLAWLARPGRHLLGCDDPRYPPLLRQAPDPPLALFVDGDPDALWRPAVAVVGSRGASAAGRDNARLFAQALCRAGLAVASGLAAGIDAAAHEAALAVPDGLTVAVLGTGPDVPYPRRHAGLRERIAATGAVVSEHPPGTPPRAHQFPCRNRIIAGLSLGTLVVEAAVRSGALITARLAAEAGREVFALPGSIHHPLARGCHRLIREGAQLVEQPAEVLAGIAPLAGRLAASLAPEPGPSGGLGQAPPGLPAASGAIAPDHDRLWDALGHDPTPMDALVERTGLTTAAVSSMLLAMELDGRVVVEHGRYTRRSTGGGAVA
- a CDS encoding DUF494 family protein produces the protein MKESILDVLLYLFEHYIGDDADTLRDRDPLQEGLIEAGFSPSEISKAFDWLDGLAQQRPAGGQARVDGPVRVYHGPELDKLDVDCRGFLLFLEQHGVLDADQRELVLDRAMALDQDELDLDDLKWVVLMVLFNQPGAEAAYAWMETQMFGEEPEPVH
- a CDS encoding DUF4124 domain-containing protein, translating into MARPTPLPFLPLLLWCCLAVAPAAAQVTIYRCTDADGNLTVQNQPCPAGTTQRTQQMQGVSNAPATMPPAFPATPPPGMPALQNGQTTPRGEFVTTGTGPEPRILDSANLQRDPSPQVTEPDPDRPPPPPLFRCVTYDDDSYLSEEQEVPPRCLPLRTVGLDGNPAGGAGRACEVVRDRCSRVPDGAACDAWRRYAREAESRWRFAHPDNAERRRSEYERLAEIVSGSCGG
- a CDS encoding Sua5/YciO/YrdC/YwlC family protein, producing MARTLAIDEAVPLLLRGGLLAYPTEAVWGLGCDPDNEAAVLRLLELKQRPVEKGLILVAAHLDPLRRWLDLPALPPERLATVLASWPGPHTWVMPAAADAPHWVTGGRDSIAIRISAHPVVAALCEGFGGALVSTSANRGGEPPAYTRAELDPVLDQAVDGIVAGETGGLAQPTPIRLALDGSVLRG
- a CDS encoding GYF domain-containing protein, with the translated sequence MSDWYYATADGQRHGPLQAAEMHALATDGTIAAQTLVWRDGLPGWRPLHELASELGLPALPPPLVAPVAPRPPPSGLSGCAIAALVAVAGVFMLAVLGILAAIALPAYNDYTQRSRAAAAIAEARVHQGAVADFMAAHGRCPRNGDPGFERATHYASAHLVSIEFGEFEASALCGLVATINAPGNEALDGNAIWLEYNPAVDTWLCSSAVEDRYLPHACRG
- a CDS encoding RDD family protein, with product MTEWYYADRQRRQIGPQSADLLVQRFRDGEIDAATLVWREGLPTWQPLGSLRAELGLDEAPATLDFRVEPVLAASAPADPAAAADAYGTGAPAAAAAGYSPYAAPAAPLDVHAGAVPVHGGEVVHAGLWRRFAASVIDSVVTAILSYALLVPLMLVFGVSLSTLAQSELAGAGASVTFLLLNYAISLGVPALYFAWMHSSGTQASLGKMAVGAKVVRGNGDPVSFWRAFLRYVAYLLFVVLTCGLGVLISGLMVAFTERKQALHDMICDTLVVDKWAFTDRPEWQERGLGTVTIVILVLFGLLFAIGLVAIVAMIGLASSMK